DNA from Symbiobacterium terraclitae:
ACTGCATTGTCATCCTGTATCAGGAGACCGGTGAGGGGCGGTTCTACCGGGGCCACCTGTTCTACGGCCAGCGGCACACCGCGCTGGAGCAGGAGGCGAACGCCGGCCTCGCAGCCGCCGAGGCGCAGTGGGGCCGGTTCGTGGCGCTCGGCTCCAACGAGTACGGGCACTGCCTCTGCGTGGTTGAGGAGCGGTGACCAGAAGTCAAAGGCCCCGCCCTCCCGGCTGGGGAAGGGCGGGGCCGATTCGCGCACTCAGCGGGACGTCCGCATGTGGCAGGCGACCCAGTGGTCGCCGCCCACGTTGATCAGCGGCGGCTCCTCCGTCTTGCAGATGTCGCCCACCTGCGGCTGGTAGCGGCACCGGGTGTGGAACCGGCAGCCCTTGGGCGGGTTGACCGGCGAGGGCACGTCGCCCTCCAGCACGATCCGCTCCCGCTTCAGGGTCGGGTCAGGGATCGGGATGGCAGACATCAGCGCCTCGGTGTACGGGTGGAGCGGGTTCGCGTACAGCTCGTCCGCCGGCGAGATCTCCATCATCTTGCCGAGGTACATCACGCCGACCCGGTCGGAGACGTGCTTCACCACCGCGAGGCCGTGGGCGATGAAGAGGTAGGTCAGCCCGAACTCCTTCTGCAGATCCTCCAGAAGGTTCAGCACCTGCGACTGGATCGACACGTCGAGCGCGGAGACCGGCTCGTCGCAGACGATCAGCTTCGGGTTCAGGGCCAGGGCCCGGGCGATGCCGATGCGCTGGCGCTGGCCGCCCGAGAACTCGTGCGGGTACCGGCGGGCATGGAAGGAGGCGAGGCCGACCACATCCAGCAGCTCATGGACCTTCTTGGTCTTGGCCGCGCCGCGGGCGACCCCGTGGATCTCCAGCGGCTCGCCGATGATGTCGCCCACCGTCATGCGCGGGTTGAGCGAGGCGTAGGGGTCCTGGAAGATGATCTGCATCTCGCGGCGAAGCTTGCGCATCTGCTCGCGGTTCAGGTCGTAGATGTTCCTGCCCTCGAAGAGGACCTGGCCGTCGGTGGGCTCCTGCAGGCGCAGGAGCACCTTGCCCAGCGTCGTCTTGCCGCAGCCGGACTCGCCCACCAGGCCCAGGGTCTCACCCCGGCGGATCTGGAAGGAGACGCCGTCCACCGCCTTCACCCAGCCGACGGTGCGGGCGATGATGCCGCCGCCCGTGACGGGGAAGTGCTTCTTCAGGTTCCGTACTTCGACCAGGACCTCGCCCTGCTGGGCCTTCGTGCTCACCGCGGTGCTCATCAGGCCGAAACCCCCTTCGAGAGACGCTCTTCAGCGAGGAAGCAGGCCACGAAGCGCCCGGGTGCCACCTGCTGAAGGGTGGGCTGCTCCTGGCGGCAGCGATCGACCGCCACCGGGCAGCGCGGCGCGAACCGGCAGCCGGGGGGCAGGTTGAGCGGGTTGGGCACCACGCCCTCGATCACGTGCAGCTTCTCCACGTGCTGGTCGAGCCGCGGCACCGACTTCAGCAGACCCTCGGTGTAGGGGTGAATCGGGCTCTTGAACAGGGCGACTGCGTCGGCCTCCTCGACCACCTTGCCGGCGTACATGACGACGACCCGCTCGCACATCTCCGCCACGACGCCCAGGTCGTGGGTGATCAGCATGATGGCCATGCCCAGCTCCTTCTTGAGCTTCTTCATCAGCTCGAGAATCTGGGCCTGGATCGTCACGTCCAGCGCCGTGGTCGGCTCGTCCGCGATCAGCAGCTTC
Protein-coding regions in this window:
- a CDS encoding ABC transporter ATP-binding protein, with translation MSTAVSTKAQQGEVLVEVRNLKKHFPVTGGGIIARTVGWVKAVDGVSFQIRRGETLGLVGESGCGKTTLGKVLLRLQEPTDGQVLFEGRNIYDLNREQMRKLRREMQIIFQDPYASLNPRMTVGDIIGEPLEIHGVARGAAKTKKVHELLDVVGLASFHARRYPHEFSGGQRQRIGIARALALNPKLIVCDEPVSALDVSIQSQVLNLLEDLQKEFGLTYLFIAHGLAVVKHVSDRVGVMYLGKMMEISPADELYANPLHPYTEALMSAIPIPDPTLKRERIVLEGDVPSPVNPPKGCRFHTRCRYQPQVGDICKTEEPPLINVGGDHWVACHMRTSR